Proteins encoded by one window of Lathyrus oleraceus cultivar Zhongwan6 chromosome 1, CAAS_Psat_ZW6_1.0, whole genome shotgun sequence:
- the LOC127096847 gene encoding 2-alkenal reductase (NADP(+)-dependent), whose translation MEVTNKYIVIKNHIEDAPKESHFEVKTEPFALSLDPGSDDVIVKNLYISIDPYLINRMKIYSASHKAISFATPLTSGEAIDAIVIGKVVTSGNAKFEKDDLVLGVFTWAEYSVVKEQSIIKKLETSQFPLTYHLGVLGFSGLSAYAGFFEICKPQKGEKVFVSAASGSVGNIVGQYAKLMGCYVVGCAGSQKKVALLKEKLGFDDAFNYKEETDLNSTLKRYFPDGIDIYFDNVGGKMLEAAVANMKAFGRVSVCGVISEYTDVGKRASPDMMDVVYKRITIRGFLAADFLNVFAEFSAKTLDYLRNGQLEVIEDKSFGVESIPSAFVGLFNGDNVGKKVVVLAEE comes from the exons ATGGAAGTGACCAACAAATACATAGTGATAAAAAATCACATTGAAGATGCACCAAAAGAGTCCCATTTTGAGGTCAAAACTGAGCCTTTTGCTCTTTCATTGGACCCGGGTTCCGATGATGTCATTGTCAAGAATTTATACATCTCGATTGATCCATATCTTATCAACCGCATGAAAATCTACAGCGCCTCCCACAAAGCTATAAGCTTTGCAACTCCCTTAACTTCCGGCGAG GCTATTGATGCTATTGTTATTGGAAAGGTTGTGACATCTGGGAATGCTAAGTTTGAAAAGGATGATTTGGTTTTGGGAGTATTCACTTGGGCTGAGTACAGTGTGGTTAAGGAACAAAGCATAATAAAAAAATTAGAGACTTCTCAATTTCCACTCACTTATCATCTTGGAGTTCTTG GGTTTAGTGGATTGTCAGCTTATGCTGGATTTTTTGAAATTTGCAAACCTCAAAAGGGTGAAAAGGTATTTGTTTCAGCAGCATCTGGGTCTGTTGGAAATATTGTAGGACAATATGCAAAACTCATGGGTTGTTATGTTGTTGGTTGTGCTGGGAGTCAAAAAAAG GTGGCATTACTCAAAGAGAAATTAGGATTTGATGATGCCTTTAACTACAAGGAAGAAACAGATCTTAACTCCACTCTTAAAAG GTACTTTCCGGATGGAATTGACATATATTTCGACAACGTTGGTGGGAAAATGCTAGAAGCAGCAGTTGCTAACATGAAAGCATTTGGTAGAGTTTCTGTTTGTGGTGTAATTTCTGAGTATACTGATGTTGGAAAGAGAGCATCACCTGATATGATGGATGTTGTGTATAAGAGAATCACCATTAGAGGATTTCTGGCTGCTGATTTTTTGAATGTTTTTGCTGAATTTTCTGCTAAAACATTGGATTATCTTCGCAATGGCCAGTTAGAGGTGATTGAAGACAAGTCATTTGGTGTAGAGAGCATCCCTTCTGCATTTGTTGGGCTTTTCAATGGAGATAATGTTGGAAAGAAAGTTGTAGTTTTAGCAGAAGAGTGA